GGCACGCTCTCCTTCAGGAAAAAGGCCCCGAGGAGGGCGGCCCACACGGGCTGGGCCGACATGACCAGGAGCGAAGAGGCCACCGTGGTGAGCTGGATGGAGCCGATCCAGCAGGTGAAGTGGACCGCCAGGATGAGTCCCGCGCCCGCCGTGTAGGGCCACAGGCGCCCCCTGGGCCCTGCCGAGGCCGTGGGGGCCTTCCGGCCCGAAAGGGCCATGACCGGCGTCAGGAGAAGGGTCGCGAGGGCCATGCGCCAGAAGGCGATGGACAGGGCGGGGGCGTCGCAGTAACGCACCAGGATGGCGGCGAAGGAGAGGCACGCGAGGCCGAGGGCGAGGGCGAGACGGGTGCGGGCGTGGGGGGCGGTCACCGGCGGTCCCTACGGACAGAGGAGCGAGGGCGTCGGGGAGTAGAAGGCCCGGGCCTCGGCGGGGATGGACTCGCACTCCTTCCATTCCGGGTAGATGCGTCCGTACTCCCAGAGGTTCAACAGGATCCGGCGGACGTAGGAGCGCGTTTCCCGGAAGGGGATGGATTCGATCCAAAGGTCCGCTTCGAGGGGGGCGCCCGGGCGCGCGGTCCATTCGTCGGCCCGCCTCGGTCCCGCGTTGTAGGCGGCCAGAGCCACGTGGGGGCGGCCCCTGTACCGCCCGAGCATGGAGGCGAGGTAGAAGGAGCCGACGCGGACGTTCCATTCGGGGTCGCAAGCCCGCTCCGGGGTGAAGGGCTGGAGCCCGGCGGAGGCGGCCGCGGAACGGGCCGTCGGGGGCATCAACTGCATGAGCCCCAGCGCCCCCGATCGGGAAACGGCGGAGGGATCCCACAGGCTCTCCTGACGGATCACCGAGCAGACAAAAAGGGGAGGGAGCCCCGATTCTCGGGAGGCCGCCCGGACGGCTTCGGGATGGGAGATGGGATAAATGGCCTTCCAGGCCGCCTCGGGCGTCCGGAGCCCTGCCACCGAGTAGGCCAGCGGATAGGCCTTTCGCGCCTCCAAGATCGCTCCCGAGGGGTCCCCCGCCTCCGTTCTCGCCCGGGCCAGGGCCCAACAGACGGAGGGAGCGGTTTCACCCGGTACGGCCCGCCACTCGGAGGCGGCCTCGTCGTAGAGGCCCGCATCGAAGAGGAGGCGGCCCTTTCCCTCGTGGGTCGCGGGGGAAGGCTCGGGAAGGGGAAGGGGGGGGTCGGGCTCGGCGGCGGGAGGGAATCCCTGGCGCAGGCGGTACCCGAAGTACCCGAAGGCGTCGTGAAACTCGATTTCCTGCCGGAAAGCCGCGGCCTGGTCCGGGTCCGTCACCCTCCCGAGGCGCAGCAGGCAGTACACGGCGGCAAGGCGGTCGTCGGACCTCGCGGGGAGGCCGCCCGCCATGGCCCGCCACAAGGCCTCTGCCTCCCGGCGGCGCCCCGACGTCCACCGCCCCCACGCGGCGTCGTAGAGGACCTCCGCCAGGTCCGGGCTCGAGTGGTCCGTACACAGCCC
This genomic interval from Acidobacteriota bacterium contains the following:
- a CDS encoding lytic transglycosylase domain-containing protein, which gives rise to MRTATLRSWACRFFLLLLLIPSARASGQEPPAAGSAVPAQAPGINQGDLAARLLSEGRRRLDEGKREEALALLSDPVFEGHPLWEFAAGWRARALRDSGRAAEALPLWRRLFDVLPEPSFRHEAAAALLEASRGGPPEEAVPFAKALWRSSPDLPEYGAALAQALSGAGRVEEAREVALDLWTRFPGPGPASDFLASRPDLAPSAASAPPDALLRRLREAASAKLVSLMAQELPRVQPATPAQEAEKTLLTGRWEELRGRPAEAFSHYRRASETPETAQAAVVRMALVASRCSLSEKALGDLEASVLALPCDAPWRDRAVYALVKLRLARRSETRALDLASKGLCTDHSSPDLAEVLYDAAWGRWTSGRRREAEALWRAMAGGLPARSDDRLAAVYCLLRLGRVTDPDQAAAFRQEIEFHDAFGYFGYRLRQGFPPAAEPDPPLPLPEPSPATHEGKGRLLFDAGLYDEAASEWRAVPGETAPSVCWALARARTEAGDPSGAILEARKAYPLAYSVAGLRTPEAAWKAIYPISHPEAVRAASRESGLPPLFVCSVIRQESLWDPSAVSRSGALGLMQLMPPTARSAAASAGLQPFTPERACDPEWNVRVGSFYLASMLGRYRGRPHVALAAYNAGPRRADEWTARPGAPLEADLWIESIPFRETRSYVRRILLNLWEYGRIYPEWKECESIPAEARAFYSPTPSLLCP